The segment CGGAAAAATATTCCATATATGGAAAGGATGACGGAAACCACCCACCTGGAAATACCGGAGGAGGAGACTTTCCTCAAACCTGGTGAGCGGGTTCCGCCAAAAAAACATGACTGGTTCAATCGTAGGATTAGGATGCCTGTGTATTGTTAAGATTCAGTGAAGGGCGGGTCACATTCTTTTTAAACCTCCAGCGCCGGGGAAGCGGGGCGTGGGTTTATAGGGATGTGGCCGCAGAGGGGAAATAAAAAACCGGGAGCTGGCGGACCACAACTCCCGGTATAAATACGATGCAAAATAACAAGCTTTTTGCTCAACGGATGAAATTCTATTGACGATCCTGATCCTACTTCACATCCAGAGTGACCACAATTCCTCCCATGACATCGTTGAGTTCAAAGTCCTGCTTCGGGCTTGCGGGGTCCGCGTTATGGCAATTCACGCAACCCTGGGTAACGGCGAAATCCGGATAGACGGCCCGGAAATAGCGTTTTCGTCCTACTTTGGTTAATCCGATGTAAGGCCGAATAGGATGAACCTCGACGGTTTCCAGACCCGTGTGTTCGAATTCATTGGCGGGTCCGTTTTTAGGGTTGATCGGCCAACGGCTGATCAGTCGAAAGAAGACGCCGGGTTTTCTTTTTTCAACCACCTGAGAAGCGTTCAATAAAAATTGGGCGGGTAGTGGAAGGCCGTTATCGTTCCACCAGTTTGTTGAGGGCTGGATGATATTCTGGTTTTTCAATCGATCGACAATGTATTTGGAATAGACCTCCCTGTCGGACTCCAGAATAGAGTGCACGTAGTCCGAGATGATCTCCGGTGGAAATTGATGCTTTCCGAGTTCAGGATGCTTTTCCTGTTTTCCCAGGGGAAGATTGATGAGAATCCCGCCCATGACATCGCCAAGCTTGAAATCTTTCCTGGGGCTGTCCGGGTGATTGTTGTGACAGGCAACGCAGGATTCTGACGTGGCGATATCGGGATAAATGGTCTGATAAACCCATCGCCTACCTTCTTGTACGATCCAGGAAAAAGGTTCTTCTGGGTTGCGAACAACTGCTTGCAGGCCGATTTTTTCATTTTCCGATTTCGGGCCATTTGTTTTGTTGATAGGCCACAGGCTCGTCAAATAATATCTCATCCCGATTCCACGAGCATTAGAGATTTCCGCCGATTTCAAAAGAAACTGTGCCGGAAGGAGAAGCGTGTTTTCTTCTTTCCAGTTTTCGCTGGCGCTTAGCAGCCCTTTTTTGCTCAAACGGGCTACGATGTCATGAGCGTAAATTCTTCTGTCCGCTTCTATGACGGCATGGATATAATTGGCGGCGGTTCGAGGTGAAAGGCCAGGAGATTTTTCAAAAGAATCAGCGAATACCGGATTGTAGATGGAGAAAAAGCAGACGATGAGGAATTTGAAAAGTAAGAATTGTCGGCGGGATTTATGAGTATGCATTGCAACACCTCCCGTTATCGGTCGAGATTTGGATATTTTCTTGATTTTCAATAATATAAAAAATATAGGTCTCTAACACCCGCCCTGCAAGCGATTCTCAGGAGAATTTGCCAAAAGGAGACTGATTGCTGAGAAAGCAAAAAGAATCCCATAGGCCAAAAAATGACAACGAGGGAAGGAACTCAAGGGAGGAGGGTAAAACTTTCTAAGACCTTAACGATCTGTGGACACTTAATTTTTTACCCGGTTCAAAGAAAGAGGGGGGTTATTGGATTTAGAGTTTCCGAAATGACGATCTATAACTTCAGATTCTCTGGACGATGGGTTTCGATGATTATCTTTTCTTCGGTGACGGATTCAAGGACCCGGATTCCCGGTTCAATGTAAAAACGTTCTCCGCGAATTTCCCTTCCATCTGAAAAACGGATGACCGTGGACACGGTATCTCCACTATCGCTATGGAACTTGACGACCACCTCCGTACCCACCTCCACTCCATGAAGTCTGATTTTCCGTCCAGTCTTTTCAGTCAAAAGGTCAATGGTAGAAATCGGCTGGCCGCTGTTATTGGTTATGATCACTTCCACATTGGGTTTTGTATTTGCGACAAACCAAAGCAGTCCCAATCCGATAGAAACCGCCAGTGAAACGATTAAAAGATATTTACGAGCAGGCTTCATTGCCGTTGATCCTTATGATGAGAGTTAGAAACATTCTATTCCGGAATCCCCTGGACAAGCGGTTTTAACGACCGGGTTTTAGCGGGGGATTTATCTTAACATTTTTTCATTTCGCTATTGCGGATCAAAATCTAAGGGAGGTGGTTTTGGATTCTGGTTTTTATTGCATGATTCATGGCAGGGGAGTTATTAAATAGGTTTCAAAATTACAAACAGTTATACGAAGCTGGCGGTGTTGGGTCGATGGGTGCGGGTGAGTGGTGGAAAATATTGCTTGAAAAAATTGGAATAAAACTATAAAAAAGTTTATCTTAACTAAGGATTTTCATCTCTTGTGCGACCCTTTCAAGCGGAGGTGATTGTGAACCGTAAAATCAAAAGTTCAAATCCATTTTTCGCCGCCTTCAAAGCCAAAACTCCTGACCAAAAAAATTTGGATGAAAGGGAAATAAAAAAGCCAGATTTTTTTGACAGTGATTTGCACGGAGGCAATGGAATCATGATGGCTGAGATTTATGGGAGTGATTTTCAGAAAGTCTGGAGAAAAACCCGAAAAAAATGGTGGGCCTAGACTCGTCATTTTCCCCGCGTCCAATTAAAATCTTTTCCCATCCAATGCCGGCAAACAGGTCAATAGCCCCTGGCCAATCCTCCTGCACTGCGCGGATCGGAAGCTCCGTAAAACCCTTTTTTAGTTCGCAGAATCGATTGGGTGGATCCGAAAGGTTTGGTTTCCACCACCAGGTGACCTTTCTCCGCAAGGGACAGGAGTGTTTCCGATTTCAACCCGGGCTCAACCTCCAGCCAGTCCGGGAGCCATTGATGATGAATGCGCGGTGCCTGGGTCGCCGGAACGACATTCATTCTGTGATCCAGCACGTTCAGGATCAACTGCAATGTGGTGGTGATGATTCGGCTTCCTCCAGGACTGCCAGTCGCCAGGACGGGTGCTCCCCCTTTAAAGATCAGGGTGGGGGTCATGGAACTCAGGGGCCGTTTTCCAGGTTCAATCGCATTGGCTTCCCCGCCGATCAATCCATAAGCATTTGGGACACCCGGTTTTGAGGAAAAGTCATCCATCTCGTTGTTTAAAAGAATTCCAGTTCCCGCCGCAACAATTCCCGTTCCGTAACTGAAATTCAAAGTATAGGTGTTGCTGACTGCGTTTCCAGCGCCATCCATCACCGAGAAGTGTGTGGTTTCAGGGCTCTCTTCATAAGTCGAGGGCTCGCCCGGTAGAATTTCCTTTGCGGGACGCGTCCTGTCGGATTGAATCAATTGACGCAAATTGTCCGCATAGGTTTTTGAGGTGAGTCCTTTAACAGGAACCTTCCAGAATTCAGGATCGCCCAGATGGTGACTGCGGTCCGCGTACGCGAGTTTCATGGATTCGGTTAATAGATGAAGGGTCTCCCCACTGCCTGCCCCAAGGGAGCGGATGGGATAGTCTTCCAGAATATTCAACATCTGAATCAAATGGATGCCTCCGGAGCTGGGAGGGGGCATGGAAACGATTTCAAATCCCCGGTAAGTCCCGCGCACCGGTTGCCGTCGAACTGCCCGGTAATTTTTTAAATCGTTAAGAGTGATCAATCCTCCATGGTTTTTCATGTCCTCGGCCAGCTTTTCAGCAATGGCGCCTCGATAAAAAGCTTTGGGACCTTCGCGTGCAATTTCTTTTAAAGACCAGGCCAAATCGTTTTGCAGCAATAAATCCCCCGGTGCGTAAGACGAGCCATCCGGCTTGAAAAATATTTTTGCCGTTTCCGGCCAGCGAAGCAAAGATTCACTGTGCTTCTTGAGGTTGTCGGAAAGAGCGGCGGTAACAAGAAGCCCCTTTTCAGCCAGACGAATCGCGGGAGCCATGACATCTTTGAGAGGCAGAGTGCCGTATTTTTTGAGGGCATAAGAAAGGCCGGCCACGGTACCCGGAACGCCAACGGAGAGATGCGTGAAACGGGAACGCTCGGTGACCGGGGTGCCCTGGTTGTCCAGATACATATCGCGAGTTGCCAGATGGGGAGCCATTTCACGGTAGTCTATGGCGACAATTTCGCCTGTTTTGGCAATATGCGCGATCATGAAACCGCCTCCGCCGAGGTTCCCCGCCTGCGGAAGAGTGACCGCTAAAGTAAATCCGATGGCGACGGCCGCGTCTATGGCATTCCCTCCCTGTTTGAGGATATCGACCCCGACTTGCGTGGCGATGGATTCCTGAGTTGCGACCATGCCCTTTTTAGAAAAAGCAGCAGCGGTTGTAGGCTTTGGCGGCAGGACCTCCTTTCCCCGAACGCAAGCCGTCAGGGCAAGGAGAAAAAACGCATGCGCTAAAAGAACCGAGAGAAAGGGTCTTGCCTTAATAGGAATAAAAAGAATCATCGAATTGCCAAAAGATGAAGAGATGCCGAGTCGAATTGAAGTTGAAATTAAGGATATCGAGGGCGTAGTTATTTACTTCGATTGAATGATCGCTTGGTTTGAGAAGCAGGTCAAGGGGGATTTTAGGAAGACGGTCCTATTGCAGGTTGGTAATGAGTGATGTCAGCTAACAGGTTTGCAAAAAATACACGTAACTCATTCCAGGATATTTAAATTGGATTTATCCAGGTATTCTTCAGCTTTTTTAAGCCGCATCCACTGGCCAATTTGTCCACCTAGATTGGTCATCATATGGATGGTTTGGGGGTCGGGTTGAAACTGTTGACGTGTAAAAATTTCAATCACGCCTAAAAATTGTTCCTTATAAAAAATGGGACAACCGAATCCAGTTTTCATGCCTAAGGTTTCGGCGAAGGGTGCTCCAGGAAAATGGGTGTCGGAACGTACATCAGGGATCCAAGAGGGTATTAATGCTTCCCACACCCGCCCAGGCAACCCCGTGCCTTTTTTAAATCTACTTTCAAGCGGGGCGCTTTTAAACTCCTTTAAAGCCCCGTTTTGATTCAAGCCGGAGGAATTCCAAATACATCGGAAATTGAGGTTTTCTGATCCAGGAATTTTTTCCCAATAAAAACTTATTTCCCATTCCTTAAATTCGCCAACAACCTGCAGGATTCTGGGAAACGTTTTTTCCAAGGACGGGCCGTCCAAAAAGATGCGAGTCAATTCATACTGCAGTTGTTTTTGAGCTTCGGCCTTCTTTCGTTCTGAGATATCGCTAAAGGTAACCACCGCACCAACTAGTTTTTCACCTTCCTGAATGGGTCGGCTGACATACTCGACGGGAAAGCAGGTGCCGTCTTTTCTCCAGAATACTTCTTCAGATTCTCGATGTACCATGCCATCTCTGAAGGCGGCATAGATAGGGCAGTCCTCACGGGGATAGGGAGATCCATCCGGTTTGGAGTGATGGATCAGAGCGTGTTGAGGTTTACCGAGTAGTTCTCCCCTTGTGTATCCCAACATTTTTTCAGCCGCGCGATTGGCAAATGTTGTATTTCCATTCAAGTCCAGACCGAAAATCCCCTCTCCAGCAGAATCCAGGATCAGTTGATTTCTTCGATTGGCCTGTTGCAGTTCATCTTCGGCTTTTTCTCTTTCCCGAGCCAACTTCTGGTTTTCTT is part of the Nitrospinaceae bacterium genome and harbors:
- the ggtA_2 gene encoding gamma-glutamyltransferase yields the protein MVATQESIATQVGVDILKQGGNAIDAAVAIGFTLAVTLPQAGNLGGGGFMIAHIAKTGEIVAIDYREMAPHLATRDMYLDNQGTPVTERSRFTHLSVGVPGTVAGLSYALKKYGTLPLKDVMAPAIRLAEKGLLVTAALSDNLKKHSESLLRWPETAKIFFKPDGSSYAPGDLLLQNDLAWSLKEIAREGPKAFYRGAIAEKLAEDMKNHGGLITLNDLKNYRAVRRQPVRGTYRGFEIVSMPPPSSGGIHLIQMLNILEDYPIRSLGAGSGETLHLLTESMKLAYADRSHHLGDPEFWKVPVKGLTSKTYADNLRQLIQSDRTRPAKEILPGEPSTYEESPETTHFSVMDGAGNAVSNTYTLNFSYGTGIVAAGTGILLNNEMDDFSSKPGVPNAYGLIGGEANAIEPGKRPLSSMTPTLIFKGGAPVLATGSPGGSRIITTTLQLILNVLDHRMNVVPATQAPRIHHQWLPDWLEVEPGLKSETLLSLAEKGHLVVETKPFGSTQSILRTKKGFYGASDPRSAGGLARGY